Sequence from the Fragaria vesca subsp. vesca linkage group LG4, FraVesHawaii_1.0, whole genome shotgun sequence genome:
TTTATAAGAAAGAAAATGAGTCCACACTTATCATGATACGGATAACAATAGCATGTAACTGGATTAAGAACAACACAGATGATATCCATGTTATCTTCCGCGGGGATTTTCTTGAAGAATGATTAAAATCGAGTTTGATCGATGTTGTCGTTTAACTAACTTAGTTTACACTATTCGCATCATTTGAGTTGTTTATATGAGAAAAAGTTTTTAGCGAGGACTTTATAATAACACTAACAATTTGATGCGTATTTTAACTTCAGATTAATAATTTCAATTTTCAATATGCATGTTATTAAACCGTCGTGGTCATCATTATAGAATTTTTATCAAAAACTCTTTTGTTCGTTCATGCGATTTAAACATAAAAATGTGACATATTCCACTAAATAACTTTATTTTTCAATTCATCAAGGAGAAAGACCAAACCGTAGTTTTACGAAAAAAAAAAAAAAAAAATAACCAAACCGTAATAGACGGCCGGACAACCCTGAGTCATGAGATTCCAGCGCTTGTCCGTACATGTATTTCTATTTTGCGGCGAAATTCCGAATTAATTATTTTTATTTTTCTTTAAAAATGAAATAAAACCCTACACTCAATCTCAAACACACTCTCTCTCCTGTCTCAAATCCCCATGTCGATCTGTGTCCACGATTCTTGGGCTTCTAAACTGAACCCGCCTGCCTACGCAGAAGTCCACCCCTCGTTTCCCACAAATATAACGAAACTGCCACTGTATATGTGGTGTGACGAAAACGCCCCTAGTGGAGGTGGATGGGGGTCCCCACATTGATGGCATCTCATGTCCTCTGTGTCTCCTCCTCCCAACTCCCGAGAATATCTGACAGCAGAGCATCATCTACTTTCCCTCCGGCTTTCTCGAGGAAAAAGTCCGGTCAAAACACACTTATTTACCATCATTGTCCTTCTTCATTCATTTTTCTGTTTCAATTGGTTTTTGTTGAATTTTTATGTGTTTAATCTCTGAAAATATTAATTATGTTCATGACATTGTGTGCTTTAGGAAGCAGAATGTACTGGTTCATTGTAAAATTGTTGGGGAAGGCTTTTATGTATTTCAATGCATCATTCAATTTATCATGATAGAAAAATAATTTGTAAGGCAGAAAAGATCATATTGTTACTTAATAAAAAAATAATGCTCTAAATTTGTATGATTGTGTTGTATGTAAATTTAATAGTAGAGAAAATTATTATATGCAATAGCAGTTTTGCTTCAATCGTTGGATTTTATCAAATAATAAATATGGTGGGCTTACTTATAATTGAAACGACAACTTCGTATAATAAGTGGTTAAGTGGTATTTACCTTATTGTCAAATTTGTCCTTTGATAAGTAAATAAGTGAAACCACGAGTACTACAAGAAAAAAAAAAAACATAACTTACCCACCAGAATTTGCATGCATTGCAAGAAATGTGGTTACAATATTATTATGTCACAATGCCGTAAAAAGGGTTTTATAGGTCATGTCCAACATTTGCGTGGTTTGGTGTATATATTCAAAGAAGGCAATTTGGTAGGTCGACGATTTTATACCTTTGATTGGTGAGTTAAGGTTCCCACGGACAACTACTGCATGTGTACAAGCAGGTGATATGATGTTGAAGTCTGCATCTTGGCCACACAAGTCTCAATTATTAAGATGCATTACATATTTACATTGACAACCCAACTCCACGACATTTCGCTTCATGATACTTGTTAAAATCACATTAGTGGTAACAAGCTGCTTGTTGTTGAGAAGGATGTTTGTGTTCTGGACTTGTGGTAAATTTAACTCAATTATATAAAAGTAGTGACCTATTCAAATGAGATGTACTGATCATGATATTTTTTACAAATTACGCCAAATAATGAATGATGAAACTAAATTGTGTAATTTTGAAATAGAAATTATACGATATTTCAAAGTGACAATTTTTGTCATTTAAATGGAGTTTTAAGAGATCAGATTTGGCAAGGTTTCAAGCCAACAAAATGGGAGCGATGGTTGGCTTGCAACCCCAAATCCCAAATACAGAATTATGTAGAGTATTCAAGAATTTGATTAGGGCAACTCTAAAAATTAAAGGGCCCTTAACTAGAGCAGGCCCATTCTCTCTATTTGCATTTAACCGAGAGCAGAGTAGTTTTTATTTTTCTAAGCTTGTAATATGAAAATCTAAACCACAACACACCTACATACAAGCAGGATTGCCTAAACGAAAACCGAAAAAAAAAAAAAAAAGAGACAGCATTGCCTAGCTACAAGAACATTGATCACTGTATTACCTGTACGCTTGAAGCTAGGAAGATATATGTTTGATATGCATAGAAAGGAGAATAGAGAAACTAATTATAATTACCATACCACATTATTTTCCTATATATTATGATGCATACAATTTGGGTGCAGTGTTGAAATCAAAATGCCAGAACTGGAAACTACCGTTAACGAAGTCGTAGTATCCACCCTGAAGAGAAAGAGTATTGTTCGCAACGGCCTCTCTAACAAATGGGTACGTCAATAAGTTCCCAAGTGACACATTCACAGCCTCCTTCTCCAAGACTTTGCACTGCTCTGCAAAACTTAGATCACTATGAGCTGACTTAACCTTGGCCTTTGCAGGTGCACATATTTTGACCCAACTCTCAACAAACTCGTCGTCACCGTCACGGCCCCCGTCGTCCGGGATCGACATGAGCCCTTTTATACCGCCGCAGCGGCTGTGTCCCATAACCACAATGTTCTCCACTCTCAAACGTAGCACGGCGTATTCAACTGCCGCCCCAACTGAGGAGTAGTGTGTTTTGTTGCATGAAGGGACCATGTTGGCGACGTTTCGGACCACGAAGGCCTCCCCAGGCTGAAAGTTAAGGATGTGGGAAGGGCACACTCGAGAATCTGAGCATGCAAAAACCATAAACTTGGGGGTTTGGCCGGTGGCAAGCTTGCCGTATAAGTCGACATGTCTCTCAAACTTCTCCGTCTTGAAGTGAACGAACCCGGTTTGGATTCTCTCCACCGGGTCCAACTGCTTCGAACCGGCGGCCTTCTCCAACTCGGCGGTTATCTGCTTGATCTTTGCGCCGGCCATGCCTTTGAGGTCGGGTTTCTCACTCAAGAGCTTCGAAAGTTGGGCAATGGCTTCCTCGTACGCCATGTTAAGTTATGGTTTAGTAAATGTTTAGGAAAAGTCCTCCTGAGATTAATAGAAATCAAGTTACGAAGTCCTCGTGCGAATAGGAAACCAAAAGCCGAGCAACTAAGGAGTCTCCACTTCCCAGTCCTCTCTTTCGATCTTTCTCTAAATAAAAAAAAGAAAAAAAAGAAGAGGAAATAGGAAGAGAAAGATCTGACCTAATGAATGTGTAAAACGCTAGAAGGAGGGTTCGAACCTCCGACCTTGTGGTTAACAGCCACACGCTCTAACCAACTGAGCTATTCCAGCTTTATGCTTGCACCTAAAGAAAACAGGTATTTAAAATTATTGATTCCAGAGATTTGGATCTCACACGTTCCAATTTGAAACGTGTACAATCTCTAATCCGTTTCGACCAAAGTATAACATCGATTAAATGAGCACTTCAAAATGACATAATTATAACTTCAAACCTAAAAAATAAATTTATGAAAAACCGAACAATGCATAATATATAACATCATTAGATTCATCTAATCGCTACTCATAAAAAGTTGTGAAACCATCTATAAATTGTAACTATAGTAAAAAAAACTTTAATCCCGTATCTAAGATGTAACTAAGAATCGAGTGAAGTATCATCCCATTTCAATGATTTCATTTAACCAATTCCAATGATCTAGTCATTGTTACCTTGAGGTTCATAGTTCAACTTCACCCCACCGGGCACCGGCCCGGTCCGGCCCACCCCAAGCCCCAGCTCTCTCAGATTCACTTTTAGATGTTTTACCGGTAAACGGTAAGTGGCAAG
This genomic interval carries:
- the LOC101294939 gene encoding carbonic anhydrase, chloroplastic-like, with product MAYEEAIAQLSKLLSEKPDLKGMAGAKIKQITAELEKAAGSKQLDPVERIQTGFVHFKTEKFERHVDLYGKLATGQTPKFMVFACSDSRVCPSHILNFQPGEAFVVRNVANMVPSCNKTHYSSVGAAVEYAVLRLRVENIVVMGHSRCGGIKGLMSIPDDGGRDGDDEFVESWVKICAPAKAKVKSAHSDLSFAEQCKVLEKEAVNVSLGNLLTYPFVREAVANNTLSLQGGYYDFVNGSFQFWHFDFNTAPKLYAS